One Ardenticatenales bacterium genomic region harbors:
- the hypD gene encoding hydrogenase formation protein HypD, translating to MRYVTEYRDAALVRVALREIERVVTRPWVLMEICGGQTHAIVRHGLDQLLPAEIELVHGPGCPVCVTPLALVDKALAIAARPNVIFTSYGDMLRVPGTQRDLFAVRAAGGDVRVVYSPLDAVKIAQAHPHKQVVFFAIGFETTAPANAMSVLQARALGLTNFSVLVSHVCVPPAIHAILGAPHNRVQGFLAAGHVCAVMGYWEYPPIAEQYDVPIVVTGFEPLDIAQGILACVRLLEAGSARVENAYGRAVTYAGNRPAQAVIEQVFEKRDRQWRGIGLIPQSGWGLRPEFAAFDAETRFDVGNIQPQESPLCIAGQILQGLQKPHDCPAFGAICTPENPLGATMVSAEGACAAYYRYGRHLLTLEEDNV from the coding sequence ATGCGATACGTAACGGAATATCGAGATGCGGCGCTGGTGCGGGTGGCGCTGCGGGAAATCGAGCGCGTGGTGACGCGCCCGTGGGTGCTGATGGAGATTTGCGGCGGGCAGACGCACGCGATTGTACGGCATGGATTGGACCAGTTATTGCCGGCGGAAATCGAACTCGTCCACGGCCCTGGCTGCCCCGTCTGCGTCACGCCGCTGGCGCTGGTAGACAAAGCACTGGCCATCGCCGCCCGCCCCAACGTCATCTTCACCTCTTATGGGGACATGCTGCGCGTACCCGGCACGCAGCGCGACCTGTTCGCCGTGCGCGCCGCCGGCGGGGACGTGCGCGTCGTCTACTCGCCGCTGGACGCCGTGAAAATCGCCCAGGCCCACCCGCACAAACAGGTCGTCTTCTTCGCCATCGGCTTCGAGACCACGGCCCCGGCCAACGCCATGAGCGTGCTGCAAGCGCGGGCGCTGGGATTGACCAATTTCAGCGTGCTTGTCTCGCATGTGTGCGTGCCCCCGGCGATACACGCCATCCTGGGCGCGCCCCATAACCGCGTACAGGGGTTTCTGGCCGCCGGGCACGTCTGCGCCGTGATGGGTTATTGGGAATATCCGCCCATCGCCGAACAGTACGATGTACCCATTGTGGTCACCGGTTTTGAACCGCTGGACATTGCCCAGGGCATTCTGGCGTGCGTGCGGCTGTTGGAAGCGGGGAGCGCGCGCGTGGAAAATGCGTATGGGCGAGCCGTGACGTATGCCGGCAATCGTCCCGCGCAGGCCGTCATTGAGCAAGTCTTCGAGAAACGGGACCGGCAGTGGCGGGGCATTGGCCTGATCCCGCAAAGCGGCTGGGGGTTGCGGCCGGAATTCGCCGCTTTCGACGCAGAAACGCGCTTCGACGTGGGCAACATCCAGCCGCAAGAGTCGCCCCTGTGTATCGCCGGGCAAATTCTGCAAGGGCTGCAAAAGCCACACGATTGCCCCGCTTTTGGCGCGATTTGCACCCCGGAAAACCCGCTGGGGGCGACGATGGTCTCGGCGGAGGGGGCTTGCGCCGCTTATTATCGGTATGGCCGACATTTGCTCACGCTGGAGGAAGATAATGTCTGA
- a CDS encoding integron integrase — MTEKPKLLDQMRHVLRLKHYSYKTEKAYVHWARRFIFYHNKRHPAEMGKEEVEAFLVYLAVEQYVAASTQNQALSALLFLYNEVLEKPLDWVDVTWAKKPERLPVVLTRTEVRAVLAHLSGDVLLIVQLLYGAGLRLNECLGLRVQDIDFGQRLIVVRDGKGQKDRTTTLPERIVPDIQKQLVRVQKQHHADLQQGHGRAPLPDALDRKYVNAECEWVWQFVFPSKTLSRNPRADHDTLYRFHLHESSVQRAVRVAARKAGIAKRVSPHVFRHSFATHLLESGHDIRTIQELLGHKDVKTTMIYTHVLNKGPLGVRSPLDQD; from the coding sequence ATGACAGAAAAACCTAAATTATTGGATCAGATGCGGCACGTGCTGCGTCTAAAGCATTACTCTTATAAAACGGAAAAAGCGTATGTGCATTGGGCAAGACGCTTCATTTTCTATCACAATAAGCGTCATCCAGCGGAGATGGGTAAGGAAGAGGTAGAGGCATTTCTGGTTTACCTGGCAGTGGAGCAGTATGTTGCTGCTTCAACGCAGAACCAGGCGCTTAGCGCCCTATTATTCCTCTATAATGAAGTGTTGGAAAAACCTCTTGACTGGGTTGATGTCACCTGGGCCAAAAAACCGGAGCGATTGCCAGTTGTTTTAACTAGAACGGAGGTACGGGCGGTGCTGGCGCATTTATCTGGTGATGTTTTGTTGATCGTGCAACTGCTATATGGGGCCGGGCTGCGTTTGAACGAATGCCTGGGGTTGCGCGTGCAGGATATTGATTTTGGGCAGCGATTGATTGTTGTGCGTGATGGGAAGGGACAAAAAGATCGCACAACAACGCTGCCTGAACGCATTGTGCCTGATATACAAAAACAGTTGGTGCGGGTACAAAAACAGCACCACGCCGACTTACAGCAGGGCCACGGGCGCGCCCCTCTTCCTGATGCCCTTGACCGCAAGTATGTGAACGCCGAATGTGAATGGGTCTGGCAATTTGTCTTTCCGTCAAAGACTTTGTCCAGGAACCCTCGCGCCGATCACGACACCCTATATCGCTTTCATCTGCATGAAAGCAGCGTACAGCGGGCCGTAAGAGTGGCCGCGCGCAAGGCTGGCATTGCCAAACGGGTTAGCCCACATGTATTCCGACATAGTTTTGCCACCCATTTGCTGGAAAGCGGGCATGATATTCGTACCATTCAGGAATTATTGGGGCATAAAGATGTGAAGACGACAATGATTTACACGCATGTATTGAACAAAGGTCCTTTGGGGGTGCGGAGTCCATTAGACCAGGATTGA
- a CDS encoding HypC/HybG/HupF family hydrogenase formation chaperone, with amino-acid sequence MCLGVPGKITETYAANGLLMGKIDFGGTVREACLAYVPEAVVGDYVVIHVGFAISLLSEAEAQATLDMLREIVNLEEEIGPTVGG; translated from the coding sequence ATGTGCCTCGGCGTCCCCGGCAAAATTACGGAAACCTACGCAGCAAACGGCCTGCTAATGGGCAAAATCGACTTCGGCGGCACAGTCCGCGAAGCTTGCCTGGCCTACGTGCCGGAAGCCGTCGTGGGGGATTACGTCGTCATCCACGTCGGCTTCGCCATCAGCCTGCTCAGTGAAGCAGAGGCGCAGGCGACGCTGGACATGCTGCGGGAGATTGTGAATTTGGAAGAGGAGATTGGGCCGACAGTTGGTGGTTGA
- a CDS encoding IS91 family transposase, translating into MLNNSEPDTVTMTPTRPPCEVADIFRLYGTEYQQQYPLSNEQRQVMRDIVQCRTAALGGHVDACDQCGGLRISYNSCRNRHCPKCGSVVKAEWLERQKAHLLPVHYFHVIFTIDHAFLPLVRVNQKAVYELLFHSAADTLKAFGRRFLGGEMGILSILHSWGQTLTEHPHLHCLVTGGALSADGRRWRATSPDFLFPIEALSAQFRDRFCRGLEKMYGQGRVQLGGQSAHLTEPARFERLLSQARGKKWQVYAKPPFGDAMQVLDYLGRYTQRIAISNHRIQDIADGRVRFSYRDYQADGQRKEMVLTAVEFIRRFLLHVLPRNFVRIRYYGLLAPRYRQRKLAQCRAILPAMPAPAPKLSRTEILTAMLGRHPDRCPMCGTGQLQPHETIPPHPSRQRWIQVVFG; encoded by the coding sequence ATGTTAAATAATTCAGAACCAGATACAGTCACCATGACGCCCACCCGGCCCCCCTGTGAAGTGGCCGATATTTTTCGCCTGTATGGGACTGAATACCAGCAACAGTACCCGCTGTCAAACGAGCAACGTCAGGTGATGCGCGATATTGTGCAGTGTCGAACAGCCGCGTTGGGCGGTCACGTGGACGCTTGCGACCAATGCGGCGGCTTACGTATCTCCTACAATTCCTGTCGCAATCGCCACTGTCCCAAGTGCGGTTCCGTGGTCAAAGCGGAATGGTTGGAACGGCAAAAAGCGCATCTCCTGCCCGTCCATTACTTCCACGTCATCTTCACCATCGACCACGCCTTCCTGCCCCTGGTCAGAGTTAATCAAAAAGCCGTCTATGAGTTGCTGTTCCACAGCGCGGCAGACACGTTAAAAGCGTTCGGCCGTCGCTTCTTGGGCGGCGAAATGGGCATCTTGTCTATTCTGCACAGTTGGGGACAGACATTGACCGAACATCCGCACCTCCATTGCCTGGTCACCGGCGGCGCATTGTCAGCAGACGGACGGCGTTGGCGCGCAACCTCCCCTGATTTTCTGTTTCCAATCGAGGCGCTCTCGGCGCAGTTTCGCGACCGCTTTTGCCGGGGTCTGGAGAAAATGTATGGGCAAGGGCGGGTGCAGTTAGGCGGACAGAGTGCGCACTTGACCGAACCGGCCCGGTTTGAGCGACTACTGAGCCAGGCGAGAGGGAAAAAGTGGCAGGTGTACGCCAAGCCTCCATTTGGCGATGCCATGCAGGTGTTGGATTATTTGGGACGATACACGCAGCGCATCGCCATCAGCAATCACCGCATCCAGGATATAGCCGACGGTCGTGTGCGCTTCAGCTACCGTGATTACCAGGCAGACGGCCAACGCAAAGAGATGGTGCTGACGGCCGTGGAGTTCATCCGCCGTTTTCTGTTACACGTGTTGCCCAGGAACTTTGTGCGCATTCGTTACTATGGCTTATTGGCGCCCCGCTACCGACAGCGAAAATTGGCTCAGTGCCGGGCGATACTGCCGGCAATGCCCGCCCCAGCGCCAAAGCTATCGCGGACAGAAATTCTAACCGCCATGTTGGGGCGACATCCTGATCGCTGCCCCATGTGTGGCACAGGCCAATTGCAGCCCCACGAAACGATTCCGCCCCATCCTTCCCGCCAGCGGTGGATACAAGTGGTGTTTGGGTAA
- the hypE gene encoding hydrogenase expression/formation protein HypE, whose product MSDKDNGHRETVEMAGAVCPTPLRHHERVVLGHGSGGRMSHDLIQRLFWPHLGNEVLERGNDAGIVSLPAGRLAISTDSHVVSPLFFPGGDIGRLAVCGTVNDLAMMGATPLYLTAGFILEEGLDLDVLRRVVVSMREAGVDAGIEIAAGDTKVVQRGKADGLYINTAGIGLVPPGLRIGGDQAQPGDVVILSGPIGDHGIAVLSARGELGFDAAVDSDVAPLNHLVRAMLAASDQIHVLRDPTRGGVATTLNEIARQSQVGIVITETAIPVRPAVQAASEMLGFDPLYIANEGKLLALVAREDADAVLAAMRAVPTGAEAVVIGEVRATPPRRVLLQTALGSLRVVDTLAGEMLPRIC is encoded by the coding sequence ATGTCTGACAAGGACAATGGTCACCGGGAAACGGTGGAGATGGCCGGGGCGGTCTGCCCCACGCCGCTGCGGCACCATGAGCGGGTGGTGTTGGGGCATGGCAGCGGGGGGCGGATGTCGCATGATTTGATTCAGCGGTTGTTCTGGCCGCATTTGGGGAATGAGGTGCTGGAACGGGGGAATGATGCCGGCATTGTCTCCCTCCCCGCCGGCCGACTCGCCATCAGCACCGATTCTCACGTCGTCTCCCCTCTCTTTTTCCCCGGCGGGGACATTGGCCGCCTGGCCGTCTGCGGGACCGTGAATGACCTGGCGATGATGGGGGCGACGCCGCTATATCTGACGGCGGGTTTTATTCTGGAGGAGGGGCTGGACCTGGATGTTTTGCGGCGGGTGGTGGTTTCGATGCGGGAGGCGGGGGTGGATGCCGGCATCGAAATCGCCGCCGGGGACACCAAAGTCGTGCAGCGAGGCAAAGCGGACGGCCTCTACATCAACACAGCGGGCATCGGCCTCGTTCCGCCCGGCCTGCGCATTGGCGGCGACCAGGCCCAACCGGGTGACGTGGTCATCCTTTCCGGGCCGATTGGGGACCACGGCATTGCCGTGCTGAGCGCGCGCGGGGAACTGGGCTTCGACGCCGCCGTGGACAGCGACGTGGCCCCGCTCAACCATCTGGTCCGGGCGATGCTGGCGGCCAGCGACCAGATTCACGTCCTGCGCGACCCCACGCGCGGCGGCGTCGCCACCACCCTCAATGAAATCGCCCGCCAATCCCAGGTGGGCATCGTGATCACGGAAACGGCCATTCCCGTGCGTCCAGCGGTGCAGGCAGCCAGCGAAATGCTCGGCTTCGACCCCCTGTACATTGCCAATGAAGGGAAACTGCTCGCTCTCGTAGCCCGCGAGGACGCCGACGCCGTGCTGGCGGCCATGCGCGCCGTCCCCACTGGCGCGGAAGCCGTCGTCATCGGCGAAGTACGCGCCACGCCGCCGCGCCGCGTACTGCTGCAAACCGCCCTCGGCAGCCTGCGCGTGGTGGACACGCTCGCCGGCGAAATGCTGCCCCGCATCTGCTAG